In Cloacibacterium caeni, a single window of DNA contains:
- a CDS encoding IS3 family transposase (programmed frameshift) → MGKSKYSLDFKLKAIKRYHKGDIGTDDLGKRIGVCGSLVRKWIKFYELYGVSGLVRLSNTHYTKDFKLKILSVIEKENLSLKEASRRFNIPAESSILSWQRNYKKNGILGLENIPRGRPKTMSNYTRKKKKTGKPLTREEELLERIYYLEAENAILKKFRRLNSGKEKSKAIEELRQDFDLAVLLHCTSMARSSFYYYQKRFQMKDKYAEIKEMIKQIYHRHKGRLGYRRITLLLKEKGILINHKTVLRLMKILGLKSIIRVKKYKSYKGEQGKIAPNVLQRNFKSDTPNQKWATDVTEFNVSGNKLYLSPIIDLFNGEIVSFDLSERPVFSQIIRMLKKSFRKVKSTQNIILHSDQGWQYQMKHYQNLLKEKGIIQSMSRKGNCLDNAVIENFFGTIKSEMFYARKFGSIQELKMEIVKYIHYYNNDRIRLNLKGKSPVQYRTLSFENIV, encoded by the exons ATGGGGAAAAGTAAATATTCATTAGACTTTAAATTAAAAGCTATAAAGAGATATCACAAAGGGGATATTGGAACAGACGATTTAGGAAAACGCATTGGAGTTTGTGGTTCCTTGGTTCGTAAATGGATAAAATTTTATGAACTTTATGGAGTTTCAGGACTTGTTCGGCTTTCCAATACGCATTACACAAAAGATTTTAAATTAAAGATTTTATCAGTAATTGAGAAAGAGAATTTAAGTTTAAAAGAAGCGTCGAGAAGGTTTAATATTCCTGCGGAGTCCAGTATTCTTAGTTGGCAGCGTAATTACAAAAAAAATGGTATTTTAGGTTTAGAAAACATACCCAGAGGAAGACCTAAAACCATGAGTAATTACACGCGAAAAAAAAAGAAAACAGGCAAACCCTTAACAAGGGAGGAAGAACTGTTGGAGAGGATTTATTATTTAGAAGCCGAGAACGCCATTTTAAAAAAGT TTAGACGCCTTAATTCAGGAAAGGAAAAATCCAAAGCCATCGAAGAGTTAAGGCAGGACTTTGATTTAGCAGTACTACTGCATTGTACATCGATGGCAAGAAGCAGTTTTTATTACTATCAAAAACGCTTTCAAATGAAAGATAAATATGCGGAAATAAAAGAAATGATTAAGCAGATTTATCATCGTCACAAAGGAAGGTTGGGCTATAGAAGAATTACTTTGCTTTTGAAAGAAAAAGGAATTTTGATTAATCACAAAACTGTTTTACGACTTATGAAAATATTAGGTTTAAAGAGTATTATCCGAGTGAAGAAATATAAATCTTACAAGGGAGAGCAAGGGAAAATTGCGCCCAATGTTCTACAGAGGAATTTCAAATCGGACACTCCTAATCAGAAATGGGCAACCGATGTTACAGAGTTTAATGTATCGGGTAATAAACTTTATCTATCTCCAATCATCGATTTATTTAATGGTGAAATTGTCAGTTTTGACTTATCTGAAAGACCTGTGTTTAGCCAAATCATCAGAATGCTAAAGAAATCATTCAGAAAAGTAAAATCTACACAAAACATCATTCTACATTCTGATCAAGGTTGGCAATATCAAATGAAACATTACCAAAACTTGTTAAAAGAAAAAGGTATTATTCAAAGTATGTCCCGAAAAGGAAACTGTTTGGACAATGCGGTGATAGAAAACTTTTTTGGAACGATAAAATCAGAAATGTTTTATGCCAGAAAGTTTGGTTCCATTCAGGAACTTAAGATGGAAATAGTGAAGTACATTCACTATTACAACAATGATAGAATAAGACTCAATCTCAAAGGAAAGAGTCCGGTACAGTACCGAACTCTTTCCTTTGAAAATATTGTTTAA
- the mnmA gene encoding tRNA 2-thiouridine(34) synthase MnmA codes for MKIVVGLSGGVDSSVAAYLLQKQGHEVIGLFMRNWNDASVTLEDECPWIEDSNDALLVAKKLGIPFQVIDMSELYKERIVDYMFAEYEKGRTPNPDVLCNREVKFDVFLETALSLGADKVATGHYARLDSFTNENGEEVYQLLAGKDNNKDQSYFLCQLSQKQLSKALFPIGELTKPEVREIAREMELATADKKDSQGLCFIGKVSLPTFLQQQLKAKEGEIVEIFSDFAEYHKEKPEFSSKLEELEYLSAKIHYKKSDGKVIGKHQGAQFYTIGQSKGLGIGGHKESCFLISRDMENNLVYVGEGRNFPGLFRKALKIDNSELHWVREDLRLKNGESMEVMARIRYRQPLEKATLYQFEEGFFIEFENPQSAIAEGQFAAWYVGEELLGSGVIS; via the coding sequence ATGAAAATAGTAGTCGGTTTATCAGGAGGTGTAGACTCCAGCGTTGCAGCGTATTTGTTGCAGAAACAAGGTCACGAAGTCATCGGACTTTTTATGAGAAATTGGAACGATGCTTCCGTAACTTTAGAAGATGAATGTCCTTGGATTGAAGACAGTAATGACGCCCTTTTAGTGGCCAAAAAACTGGGAATTCCGTTCCAAGTGATTGATATGAGCGAACTCTACAAAGAACGCATTGTAGATTATATGTTTGCCGAATACGAAAAGGGTAGAACTCCCAATCCTGATGTTTTGTGCAACCGAGAAGTAAAATTCGATGTTTTTTTAGAAACCGCACTTTCTCTAGGTGCAGATAAAGTAGCAACGGGACATTATGCAAGATTAGATTCTTTTACCAATGAAAATGGGGAAGAAGTGTATCAACTTTTGGCTGGAAAAGATAACAACAAAGACCAAAGTTATTTTTTGTGTCAATTGAGTCAAAAACAGCTTTCTAAAGCGCTTTTCCCGATTGGAGAACTCACCAAACCAGAAGTAAGAGAAATTGCCAGAGAAATGGAATTGGCAACTGCCGATAAAAAAGATTCTCAAGGTCTTTGTTTCATCGGGAAAGTAAGTTTGCCTACTTTTCTTCAGCAACAATTAAAAGCCAAAGAAGGCGAAATTGTAGAAATTTTCAGTGATTTTGCTGAATATCACAAAGAAAAACCTGAGTTTTCTTCAAAATTAGAAGAGTTAGAATATTTGTCTGCAAAAATCCATTACAAAAAATCAGACGGGAAAGTGATTGGCAAACATCAAGGTGCACAATTCTACACGATTGGTCAAAGTAAAGGCTTGGGAATTGGTGGTCATAAAGAATCTTGTTTCCTCATTTCCAGAGATATGGAAAATAATTTGGTGTATGTAGGAGAAGGAAGAAATTTCCCAGGATTGTTTAGAAAAGCCTTGAAAATTGACAATTCAGAATTGCATTGGGTTCGTGAAGATTTACGTCTTAAAAACGGAGAATCTATGGAAGTAATGGCGAGAATCAGGTACCGTCAACCTCTAGAAAAAGCCACGCTTTATCAGTTTGAAGAAGGATTTTTCATAGAATTCGAAAATCCACAATCTGCGATTGCAGAAGGACAGTTCGCAGCTTGGTATGTAGGCGAAGAATTATTAGGAAGCGGAGTGATTTCTTAG